One Halosegnis longus DNA window includes the following coding sequences:
- a CDS encoding putative RNA uridine N3 methyltransferase yields the protein MTRTVLVPSSLTREAEDKREATRKLGYVARAAVIFRVDRLVVYPDSSGDDGRFGDGFVDTVLRYAATPPELRKELWGRRDELAYVGVLPPLRVASQTGSESDDSGSLRQGIVTEVGSDDRVRVNCGMQHPVSLPVPPTMATPREGERVTVRVTSRRPVRARLLATPPSGYQVERADLQTVLARSDAGVRIAASRHGEPVSTRLLEDIEPARGDSTVVFGAPKRGLPEILGVEPSDVTDGSGDGPGSDCDTDEPLSRFDLWLNTVPNQGSKVVRTEEAMFASLAVLTME from the coding sequence ATGACACGCACCGTACTCGTGCCGTCGTCTCTGACCCGAGAGGCCGAGGACAAACGCGAGGCGACTCGCAAACTCGGTTACGTCGCACGCGCGGCGGTCATCTTTCGGGTGGACCGTCTCGTCGTCTACCCCGATTCGTCGGGCGACGACGGGCGGTTCGGCGACGGGTTCGTCGATACCGTCTTACGGTACGCGGCCACGCCCCCGGAACTCCGAAAGGAGTTGTGGGGGAGGCGTGACGAACTGGCGTACGTTGGCGTCCTGCCGCCGCTCCGCGTCGCTTCACAGACCGGCTCCGAATCAGACGATTCGGGGTCGTTAAGACAGGGAATCGTGACCGAGGTCGGATCTGACGACCGCGTTCGGGTCAATTGCGGCATGCAACACCCGGTCTCGCTGCCCGTGCCGCCGACGATGGCGACGCCACGGGAGGGAGAACGCGTCACAGTCAGGGTTACTTCGCGACGACCGGTGCGCGCGCGACTGCTTGCAACCCCGCCGTCGGGGTATCAGGTGGAACGCGCGGACCTGCAAACCGTGCTCGCTCGTTCCGACGCCGGCGTTCGTATCGCTGCGTCGCGACACGGCGAGCCGGTCTCTACGCGACTGCTCGAGGATATCGAGCCCGCGCGTGGAGACAGTACCGTCGTCTTCGGCGCTCCCAAGCGGGGGCTGCCGGAGATACTCGGTGTCGAACCGAGCGACGTAACCGACGGGTCGGGCGACGGGCCCGGCTCTGATTGCGACACAGACGAACCGCTCTCGCGGTTCGACCTCTGGCTCAACACGGTCCCGAATCAAGGCAGCAAGGTCGTGCGAACTGAGGAAGCGATGTTCGCCTCCCTTGCTGTCCTCACAATGGAGTGA
- a CDS encoding 30S ribosomal protein S19, producing MSTEYQTGREGEFTYRGHTLDELQSMELDEVAELFPARLRRSITRGLTEQQQKLLENARESGEEETANNPIRTHLRNMPVLPSFVGLTFAVYDGHEFERVRVEPEMLGHYLGEFVLTRNSVEHGQAGIGATRSSKFVPLK from the coding sequence ATGAGTACAGAGTACCAGACCGGCCGCGAGGGTGAGTTCACCTACCGCGGCCACACGCTCGACGAACTCCAGTCGATGGAGCTCGACGAGGTTGCCGAACTGTTCCCCGCACGTCTGCGGCGAAGTATCACCCGTGGTCTCACCGAGCAACAGCAGAAGCTGCTCGAGAACGCACGCGAGAGCGGCGAGGAGGAGACGGCCAACAACCCGATCCGCACGCACCTGCGCAACATGCCGGTGCTCCCGTCGTTCGTCGGACTCACGTTCGCCGTCTACGACGGCCACGAGTTCGAACGCGTCCGTGTCGAGCCGGAGATGCTGGGCCATTATCTCGGTGAGTTCGTGTTAACGCGCAACTCCGTCGAACACGGGCAGGCCGGTATTGGGGCGACTCGGTCCTCGAAGTTCGTCCCGCTCAAATAA
- a CDS encoding thiamine-binding protein has translation MTVVALLSVAPVIEGSMASEVAKAVAALDAFDVEYETNPMGTVIEADDIDELMLAATAAHKAVDGDRVSTFLKIDDKRTADTTAESKVDRVAEELGREPRSDPDE, from the coding sequence ATGACAGTCGTTGCACTGCTGAGTGTCGCCCCGGTCATCGAGGGGAGCATGGCGAGTGAGGTGGCCAAGGCCGTCGCCGCGCTCGACGCCTTCGACGTGGAGTACGAGACGAATCCGATGGGGACGGTCATCGAGGCCGACGACATCGACGAGCTGATGCTCGCGGCCACGGCCGCCCACAAGGCCGTCGACGGCGACCGCGTCAGCACGTTCCTCAAAATCGACGACAAGCGCACCGCGGACACCACGGCGGAGTCGAAGGTGGACCGCGTCGCCGAGGAACTCGGCCGCGAGCCGCGAAGCGACCCCGACGAGTAG
- the rpl4p gene encoding 50S ribosomal protein L4 has product MNATVRNLDGSDAGEVELPEVFETHYRPDLIKRAVQAAQANRQQDYGADEFAGLRTPAESQGSGRGMAHVPRQDGQGRRVPQAVKGRPAHPPKAEKDRGLDINTKERKLAVRSAIAATTDAERVAERGHNFDDDLELPLVVSDEFEELLKTKEVVSFLEAVGAHADIERADEGKKVRAGRGTTRGRKHKEPSSVLFVTSEEPSKAARNLAGATVATAANVSAEDLAPGTHPGRLTVWTESALEEVADR; this is encoded by the coding sequence ATGAACGCGACAGTACGTAATCTCGACGGCTCGGACGCTGGCGAGGTCGAGCTGCCGGAGGTCTTCGAGACCCACTACCGGCCCGACCTCATCAAGCGCGCCGTTCAGGCCGCACAGGCGAATCGACAACAGGACTACGGCGCAGACGAGTTCGCCGGACTCCGCACCCCTGCAGAGTCGCAAGGCTCCGGTCGCGGCATGGCCCACGTCCCCCGACAGGACGGTCAGGGTCGCCGCGTCCCGCAGGCGGTCAAGGGCCGTCCGGCACACCCGCCGAAGGCCGAGAAGGACCGCGGACTCGACATCAACACGAAGGAGCGAAAGCTCGCCGTCCGGTCGGCCATCGCGGCCACCACGGACGCCGAGCGCGTCGCGGAGCGCGGTCACAACTTCGACGACGACCTCGAACTGCCGCTCGTCGTGAGCGACGAGTTCGAGGAGCTGCTCAAAACCAAGGAGGTCGTCTCCTTCCTCGAAGCCGTCGGCGCACACGCCGACATCGAGCGCGCCGACGAGGGCAAGAAAGTGCGTGCCGGACGCGGGACGACCCGTGGCCGCAAGCACAAGGAGCCATCGTCCGTGCTGTTCGTGACGAGCGAGGAGCCGTCGAAGGCCGCACGCAACCTCGCGGGCGCGACGGTCGCCACCGCGGCGAACGTCTCCGCTGAGGACCTCGCGCCCGGGACGCACCCGGGGCGACTGACCGTGTGGACCGAGTCGGCACTCGAGGAGGTGGCCGACCGATGA
- a CDS encoding DUF7386 family protein: protein MRTDQTTLRLSDERKRLLDQAGEIVAAGPDDDPPRSDVIDAALTHLIESHENLNTARGEYPANEIKEIASTSVLGLRYRTSIESDWR, encoded by the coding sequence GTGAGAACCGACCAAACAACTCTCAGACTCAGCGACGAACGGAAGCGACTGCTTGACCAAGCCGGCGAAATCGTGGCCGCAGGTCCAGATGACGATCCTCCACGTTCAGACGTGATTGATGCCGCTTTAACGCACCTGATTGAATCACACGAGAATCTCAATACTGCTCGTGGTGAGTATCCGGCGAATGAAATAAAAGAAATCGCAAGTACGTCTGTTTTGGGGCTTCGCTACCGTACATCTATTGAGTCTGATTGGCGGTGA
- a CDS encoding 50S ribosomal protein L3 — MPQPSRPRKGSMGFGPRVRAASEVPRFNSWPDDDGQPGLQGFAGYKAGMSHVVAINDEPNSPREGMEETVPVTVVETPPMRAAALRVYEETNYGLRPLTEAWSTELHDDLDRALSAPDEQSTDTDAIHDALEAGDIADVRVVTHTTPSVLGGVPKDKPDVMETRVGGGSIADRVEFALDLVEDGGEHSATDVFRAGEYTDVAGITKGKGTQGPVKRWGVQKRKGKHARQGWRRRIGNLGPWNPSRVRSTVPQLGQTGYHQRTELNKRLIALGDEDVTPDGGFVNYGEVDGDYALVKGSLPGPNKRLLRLRPAVRPNDQPRLDPEVRYVSTASNQGQ, encoded by the coding sequence ATGCCACAACCAAGCAGACCACGAAAAGGCTCGATGGGCTTCGGCCCGCGCGTCCGCGCCGCCAGCGAGGTGCCGCGGTTCAATAGCTGGCCCGACGACGACGGGCAGCCGGGACTCCAGGGCTTTGCCGGATACAAGGCTGGCATGTCCCACGTCGTGGCCATCAACGACGAACCGAATTCCCCGCGCGAGGGGATGGAGGAGACGGTCCCTGTCACCGTCGTTGAGACGCCACCGATGCGCGCCGCAGCGCTTCGAGTCTACGAGGAAACGAACTACGGGCTGCGACCGCTCACCGAGGCGTGGAGCACCGAGCTTCACGACGACCTCGACCGAGCGCTCTCGGCCCCGGACGAACAGAGCACCGACACCGACGCCATCCACGATGCGCTCGAAGCGGGCGACATCGCGGACGTTCGCGTCGTCACGCACACCACGCCGAGCGTGCTCGGCGGTGTGCCGAAGGACAAGCCCGACGTGATGGAGACGCGCGTCGGCGGTGGCTCCATCGCCGACCGCGTCGAGTTCGCGCTCGACCTCGTCGAGGACGGCGGTGAACACTCCGCGACGGACGTGTTCCGCGCGGGCGAGTACACCGACGTTGCGGGCATCACGAAGGGGAAAGGAACCCAAGGTCCCGTCAAGCGATGGGGCGTCCAGAAGCGAAAGGGCAAACACGCACGCCAGGGATGGCGCCGACGCATCGGCAACCTCGGCCCGTGGAACCCATCGCGCGTCCGGTCGACGGTCCCGCAGTTGGGCCAGACGGGCTACCACCAGCGCACGGAGCTGAACAAGCGGCTCATCGCGCTCGGTGACGAGGACGTGACCCCGGACGGCGGCTTCGTCAACTACGGCGAGGTCGACGGTGACTACGCGCTCGTGAAAGGCTCGCTCCCGGGCCCGAACAAGCGTCTGCTCCGTCTTCGCCCCGCCGTGCGACCGAACGACCAGCCGCGTCTCGACCCCGAGGTGCGCTACGTCTCTACGGCGTCTAACCAAGGACAATGA
- the nadE gene encoding NAD(+) synthase — translation MTQMEASLPTDRTPATLHEQAEQFVLDTVTEAGAEGVVLALDGSVETATLAAVATDALGPDNVTALVMPAFLTSEAAARDAEIIAQGLGLTPQRVQLQPLLGAFREAMDETGVPADDTVAVENALARFRMVCRYYVANTSDLLVAGAVTRTDRLLGTVTKHGTLGADLLPFGACYRSEVMAIAERLDVPASSPAGFESSPTDAERLGVDHATLDTVLVGLVEREESPAAVAERVGVDTATAERVADWVAATAHKRRPPKVPDYSHESH, via the coding sequence ATGACTCAGATGGAAGCGTCGCTGCCGACCGACCGGACGCCGGCGACGCTGCACGAGCAGGCCGAGCAGTTCGTGCTCGACACCGTGACCGAAGCGGGAGCCGAGGGGGTGGTGCTCGCACTCGACGGGAGCGTCGAGACGGCGACGCTCGCCGCGGTCGCGACGGACGCGCTCGGTCCCGACAACGTGACCGCGCTCGTCATGCCGGCGTTCCTGACGAGCGAGGCCGCCGCCCGCGACGCCGAAATCATCGCACAGGGGCTCGGCCTGACCCCGCAACGCGTCCAGCTTCAACCCCTACTGGGCGCGTTCCGCGAGGCGATGGACGAGACGGGCGTCCCTGCCGACGACACCGTCGCCGTCGAGAACGCACTGGCGCGGTTCCGGATGGTGTGTCGCTACTACGTCGCGAACACGAGCGACCTGCTTGTCGCCGGGGCGGTGACGCGCACCGACCGCCTGCTCGGAACGGTGACGAAACACGGGACCTTAGGCGCTGACCTGCTCCCGTTCGGCGCGTGCTACCGGAGTGAGGTGATGGCAATCGCCGAGCGACTCGACGTGCCCGCGTCGTCCCCGGCCGGCTTCGAGTCGAGTCCGACCGACGCCGAACGGCTCGGCGTCGACCACGCGACCCTCGATACCGTGCTCGTCGGGCTGGTCGAAAGGGAAGAGTCACCCGCGGCCGTGGCCGAGCGCGTGGGCGTCGACACGGCCACCGCTGAACGGGTCGCCGACTGGGTCGCCGCGACGGCGCACAAGCGCCGGCCGCCGAAGGTGCCCGACTACTCCCACGAGTCCCACTGA
- a CDS encoding SDR family NAD(P)-dependent oxidoreductase, with product MRVLVTGGSRGVGRATAIELATDHDVAVGYVDNETAAEETVAACRDRGATAVAVGGDVRDSADADRLVAETVDALGGLDALVSNAGIVRPNRVEETTDEAWRDVLGVNLDGAFYVSRAATPHLRENGGALVYVSSVGGTAGTVDAAYAASKAGLHGLTRALARELGPDDVRVNAVAPGPVETTMNDAIIEYLEAESFRGHENVDTHLPAYACTPETVAESVRFLLETEYVHGEILRLDGGMSLG from the coding sequence ATGCGCGTGCTCGTGACGGGCGGAAGTCGCGGTGTCGGCCGAGCGACGGCCATCGAACTGGCAACGGACCACGACGTCGCGGTCGGCTACGTCGACAACGAGACGGCAGCCGAAGAGACCGTCGCGGCGTGTCGCGACCGGGGCGCGACCGCGGTCGCCGTCGGCGGTGACGTGCGGGATTCGGCCGACGCGGACCGACTCGTCGCCGAAACCGTCGACGCGCTCGGCGGCCTGGACGCGCTCGTCTCGAACGCCGGTATCGTTCGCCCGAACCGCGTCGAGGAGACGACCGACGAGGCGTGGCGCGACGTGCTCGGTGTCAACCTCGACGGGGCGTTCTACGTGAGTCGGGCCGCGACCCCGCATCTGCGCGAGAACGGCGGCGCGCTCGTCTACGTCTCCTCGGTCGGCGGGACCGCCGGCACGGTCGATGCGGCCTACGCCGCCTCGAAGGCCGGGCTTCACGGGCTGACCCGCGCGCTCGCGCGCGAACTCGGCCCCGACGACGTGCGGGTGAACGCGGTCGCGCCCGGCCCGGTCGAGACGACTATGAACGACGCCATCATCGAGTATCTCGAAGCCGAGTCGTTCCGCGGCCACGAGAACGTCGACACCCACCTGCCGGCGTACGCCTGCACGCCCGAAACCGTCGCCGAGAGCGTCCGCTTCCTGTTGGAGACGGAGTACGTCCACGGGGAGATACTCAGACTCGACGGCGGGATGAGTCTCGGCTAA
- a CDS encoding HAD family hydrolase, giving the protein MYDAVLFDIDDTLCRYRRDADEVLAEAFADVGVDPYFGQDHYHDRYPEFVDSTDGIDHLREECFAAISADAGRDPDLGRAVARAFAAARDHSNVEPLPGVHDAVETIARDHRVGVVTNGAPEMQRAKLRGLGLDDAFETVVHAGYDARAKPHPEPFERALDALDADTTRAVHVGNSLASDVAGAHAAGIDSAWLDTGTTPDPTPTHTLTSMSDLTTPPWR; this is encoded by the coding sequence ATGTACGACGCCGTCCTGTTCGATATCGACGACACGCTGTGTCGCTACCGACGCGACGCCGACGAGGTGCTCGCCGAGGCGTTCGCGGACGTGGGCGTCGACCCCTACTTCGGACAGGACCACTACCACGACCGCTATCCGGAGTTCGTGGACTCGACGGACGGCATCGACCACCTGCGCGAGGAGTGTTTCGCCGCCATCTCCGCCGACGCCGGCCGGGACCCCGATCTCGGGCGCGCGGTGGCACGTGCCTTCGCCGCCGCCCGCGACCACTCCAACGTCGAACCCCTTCCCGGCGTGCACGACGCCGTCGAGACCATCGCGCGCGACCACCGCGTCGGCGTCGTGACGAACGGCGCACCCGAGATGCAACGGGCCAAGCTCCGTGGTCTCGGCCTCGATGACGCCTTCGAGACGGTGGTCCATGCCGGCTACGACGCGCGCGCGAAACCGCACCCCGAGCCGTTCGAGCGGGCGCTCGACGCGCTCGACGCCGACACGACGCGGGCCGTCCACGTCGGGAACTCGCTCGCCTCTGACGTGGCCGGTGCACACGCCGCCGGCATCGACTCGGCGTGGCTCGACACCGGCACGACGCCCGACCCGACGCCGACCCACACGCTCACCTCGATGTCAGACCTGACGACCCCGCCGTGGCGCTGA
- the mch gene encoding methenyltetrahydromethanopterin cyclohydrolase, giving the protein MESLNRMALELVDEAIDFADELAIETETLDNGATVLDFGVNTAGGYEAGLLLAELQTGGLATVQTESGEIDGVPIPHTTLHTDHPAISLLCSQKAGWEVSVGDFEGLGSGPARALVAEEDEFRRIGYADASDFATLCLESDALPDAAVADHVADMTNTDPGSVFLPTFRTDSITGSVTLAARAGEMVAFRLAELGYDPLDIMTVHASAPIAPVADGYQAAIARTNDALAYGGKVHVTVDSDFDRFDELPSTAADEYGRPFADIFEAADWDFYDVPTDVFAPAQVTVDVVGGETYSHGRADEALLAESFGL; this is encoded by the coding sequence ATGGAGAGTCTCAATCGGATGGCCCTCGAACTCGTCGACGAGGCCATCGACTTCGCGGACGAACTCGCTATCGAAACCGAGACGCTGGACAACGGCGCGACCGTCCTCGATTTCGGGGTGAACACGGCCGGCGGCTACGAGGCCGGCTTGCTGCTCGCCGAGCTCCAGACCGGCGGGCTGGCGACGGTTCAGACCGAATCCGGGGAAATCGACGGGGTCCCGATTCCCCACACAACCCTCCACACCGACCACCCCGCAATCTCGCTGCTCTGCTCACAGAAGGCCGGCTGGGAGGTCTCCGTCGGCGACTTCGAGGGGCTCGGCTCCGGGCCGGCGCGCGCGCTCGTCGCCGAGGAAGACGAGTTCCGGCGCATCGGCTACGCCGACGCCTCCGACTTCGCGACGCTGTGTCTCGAATCCGACGCCCTCCCCGACGCGGCCGTCGCCGACCACGTCGCCGACATGACGAACACCGACCCCGGCTCCGTCTTCCTACCGACCTTCCGCACGGACTCGATTACGGGGAGCGTGACGCTGGCGGCCCGTGCCGGCGAGATGGTCGCCTTCCGGCTCGCCGAGCTCGGCTACGACCCGCTGGATATCATGACCGTCCACGCCAGCGCGCCAATCGCGCCCGTCGCCGACGGGTATCAGGCCGCCATCGCACGGACGAACGACGCGCTCGCGTACGGCGGCAAGGTCCACGTCACCGTCGACAGCGACTTCGACCGCTTCGACGAACTGCCCTCGACGGCGGCAGACGAGTACGGCCGCCCCTTCGCCGACATCTTCGAGGCGGCCGACTGGGACTTCTACGACGTGCCGACGGACGTGTTCGCGCCCGCACAGGTGACGGTCGACGTGGTGGGCGGTGAGACGTACAGCCACGGCCGGGCCGACGAGGCCCTGCTCGCGGAGTCGTTCGGACTGTGA
- a CDS encoding 50S ribosomal protein L22: MGISYSIDADSDTTAKAMLRERHMSHKHSKAIAREIKGMTVGEASEYLDAVIAGERSVPFKSHNSGVAHRSDIDGWDAGRFPEKASEAFLDLLENVSNNADHQGFDGESMEIIHVAAHKVGESPGRKPRAMGRASAWNTPQVDVEIVTEEVSE, translated from the coding sequence ATGGGAATCAGCTACAGCATCGACGCAGACTCGGACACGACGGCGAAAGCCATGCTCCGAGAGCGTCATATGAGCCACAAGCACAGCAAGGCCATCGCCCGGGAAATCAAGGGGATGACCGTCGGCGAGGCGTCCGAGTATCTCGACGCCGTCATCGCCGGTGAGCGGTCGGTTCCGTTCAAGTCCCACAACAGCGGTGTCGCACACCGGTCCGACATCGACGGCTGGGACGCTGGGCGTTTCCCGGAGAAGGCCAGCGAAGCGTTCCTCGATCTGCTCGAGAACGTGTCGAACAACGCCGACCACCAGGGCTTCGACGGCGAGTCGATGGAGATTATCCACGTCGCCGCCCACAAGGTCGGCGAGTCGCCGGGTCGCAAGCCCCGCGCGATGGGCCGCGCGTCCGCGTGGAACACACCGCAGGTCGACGTCGAAATCGTCACCGAGGAGGTATCCGAATAA
- a CDS encoding 50S ribosomal protein L2, translated as MGRRIQGQRRGRGGPTFRAPSHRYKADLSHRTIEDGDVVSGTVVDIEHDPARSAPLAAVEFEDGDQRLVLASEGVAVGDTLQVGVSAEIAVGNTLPLAEIPEGIPICNVERQPGDGGKFARASGVNATLMTHDRNVTVVQLPSGEVRRLSPEARATIGAVAGGGRTEKPFVKAGNKHHKMRARGTKWPNVRGVAMNAVDHPFGGGGRQHPGKPKSVSRNAPPGRKVGDIASRSTGRGGKGGN; from the coding sequence ATGGGACGACGAATCCAAGGACAACGACGCGGTCGTGGTGGCCCGACGTTCCGAGCGCCGTCACACCGTTACAAGGCAGATCTGTCGCACCGCACGATCGAAGACGGTGACGTGGTCAGCGGGACCGTCGTCGACATCGAACACGACCCGGCCCGCTCGGCCCCGCTCGCGGCGGTCGAGTTCGAGGACGGCGACCAGCGGCTCGTCCTCGCGTCCGAGGGCGTGGCCGTCGGCGACACCCTGCAGGTGGGTGTCTCCGCCGAAATCGCGGTCGGGAACACGCTCCCGCTCGCGGAGATTCCGGAGGGGATCCCCATCTGTAACGTCGAGCGACAGCCCGGCGACGGTGGGAAGTTCGCTCGCGCGTCCGGCGTGAACGCGACGCTGATGACCCACGACCGCAACGTGACGGTCGTCCAGCTCCCATCCGGTGAGGTTCGCCGTCTCAGCCCCGAGGCACGCGCCACCATCGGCGCGGTCGCGGGCGGCGGACGAACGGAAAAGCCGTTCGTCAAGGCCGGCAACAAGCATCACAAGATGCGCGCACGCGGCACGAAGTGGCCGAACGTGCGCGGGGTCGCGATGAACGCCGTCGACCACCCGTTCGGTGGCGGCGGCCGTCAACACCCCGGCAAGCCGAAGTCCGTTTCGCGCAACGCGCCACCGGGCCGCAAGGTCGGTGACATCGCGTCGCGCTCCACGGGCCGTGGCGGCAAGGGAGGTAACTAA
- a CDS encoding 50S ribosomal protein L23 → MTIKYPLVTEKAMNDMDFNNTLQFIVDTDAAKPDVREAVESRFEVDVTSVNTQVTPQGTKKAVVSLSEDDDAQEVASRIGVF, encoded by the coding sequence ATGACGATCAAGTATCCGCTCGTGACGGAGAAGGCCATGAACGACATGGACTTCAACAACACGCTGCAGTTCATCGTCGACACGGACGCCGCGAAGCCGGACGTTCGCGAAGCGGTCGAGAGCCGCTTCGAGGTCGACGTGACGAGCGTCAACACACAGGTAACGCCGCAAGGGACGAAGAAGGCCGTCGTCTCCCTCTCTGAGGACGACGACGCGCAGGAAGTCGCTTCGCGCATCGGGGTGTTCTAA
- a CDS encoding PAS domain S-box protein: MEDDVLPGENDTHGVEWYQTLVEEVNDLATVVDTDGTITYVSPAVTRILGYEPEELTGREGYEFVHPDDRERNADAMEALLSDPSTSETVEVRFRHDDGSWRWIEATIQNRLDDDIISGILISSRDVTERKEYELKTEELAEEYEALLGNVEDAIFLINVEDDGNYQFRFERLSPSYEDATGITTEEVRGKTPQEVFGEEQGAELAENYHRCVRAGKPISYDEELRVDAGARFWQTKIAPVVNDGEVTRLVGITRNITERVEQERRLRQQNERLDEFASVVSHDLRNPLNIAQGRAALIAEQRESDHLDSLLDALDRMEAIVEDTLTLARQGETIRETEVVSLTDLAGKCWVTVETGNASIEIVDEVTFQADSDRLRHVFENLFRNAVEHGGSDITVRVGSHHEQGIFVEDDGPGIPAEKREEVFKAGYSSTNGGTGFGLTIVKRIVEAHGWELSVTDGIDGGARFEFQLTEDIEVE, from the coding sequence ATGGAAGATGACGTTTTACCTGGAGAGAACGATACGCATGGAGTTGAGTGGTATCAGACGCTTGTCGAAGAGGTAAACGACCTCGCTACCGTCGTCGATACCGACGGCACCATAACCTACGTCAGCCCTGCTGTCACGCGGATTCTCGGCTACGAGCCAGAGGAACTGACTGGGCGTGAAGGCTATGAGTTCGTCCACCCCGACGACCGGGAACGGAATGCCGACGCGATGGAGGCTTTACTCTCAGATCCGTCCACGTCAGAGACCGTCGAAGTCCGATTCCGTCACGACGACGGCTCCTGGCGCTGGATCGAAGCTACAATCCAGAACCGACTTGACGACGACATCATCAGCGGTATCCTCATCAGTAGCCGAGATGTCACGGAGCGGAAAGAGTATGAACTCAAAACAGAGGAACTCGCTGAGGAATACGAAGCGCTCCTCGGCAACGTAGAAGACGCTATCTTCCTCATCAACGTCGAAGATGATGGTAATTACCAGTTCAGGTTCGAACGGCTCAGCCCATCATATGAGGACGCTACCGGTATTACGACCGAGGAAGTCAGGGGGAAGACGCCACAGGAGGTGTTCGGCGAGGAGCAGGGGGCTGAGTTGGCAGAGAACTATCACCGCTGTGTCAGGGCTGGCAAGCCGATTTCATACGATGAAGAGCTCCGGGTCGACGCCGGAGCGAGGTTCTGGCAGACGAAAATCGCACCCGTCGTTAATGATGGTGAGGTTACCCGTCTCGTCGGCATCACGCGGAACATCACCGAGCGCGTTGAGCAAGAACGACGGTTACGTCAGCAGAACGAGCGTCTTGATGAGTTTGCAAGTGTCGTCTCCCACGACTTGCGGAACCCGCTCAACATCGCTCAGGGTCGGGCGGCGCTGATTGCCGAGCAGAGGGAAAGTGATCACCTCGATTCACTTCTTGACGCGCTCGATCGTATGGAAGCTATCGTCGAAGACACGCTAACCCTCGCTCGCCAAGGTGAGACAATCCGCGAAACAGAGGTGGTCAGTTTGACTGATCTCGCGGGAAAGTGCTGGGTCACAGTCGAGACAGGGAACGCCTCCATCGAGATTGTCGACGAGGTTACGTTCCAGGCCGATTCAGATCGGTTACGCCATGTGTTTGAGAACCTGTTTCGGAACGCTGTCGAACACGGCGGGTCCGATATAACAGTCCGTGTTGGGTCTCATCATGAACAAGGGATCTTTGTCGAAGACGACGGGCCAGGAATTCCAGCCGAAAAGCGTGAAGAAGTGTTCAAAGCGGGATACTCGTCGACAAATGGTGGTACTGGCTTCGGGTTGACAATCGTCAAGCGAATCGTGGAAGCCCATGGCTGGGAGCTCTCTGTAACTGATGGAATTGATGGTGGAGCACGGTTTGAGTTCCAATTGACAGAAGATATAGAGGTTGAGTGA